A single region of the Methanofastidiosum sp. genome encodes:
- the mvk gene encoding mevalonate kinase produces MLVSAPGKIILFGEHSVVYGKGAIASAIDLRTYTDGKLLNEKIIKIHANDLKIPGLSISFSEEEVFLGTDYGKAGFVVSYVKSAIERIFTEYGSRKGFEISIRSDIPVGAGLGSSAAVVVPTLKLLSELLEMKLSNEKIARMGKEVEIEVQGSSSGIDPAVSALGGGLYFKKGKIERFSAPNLPLIVGYTGEKGSTKILLEKVKTMKEDYPDIVDNIMDAMGEIANRGKKILSENGDLKELGALMNINNGLLEAIGVSTKELSELVFASRISGALGAKITGAGGGGCMYALAPNKQREVETAIKISGGIPIKTKTTDEGVRIEHG; encoded by the coding sequence ATGTTAGTATCTGCACCAGGAAAAATAATCCTATTTGGAGAGCATTCAGTTGTTTATGGAAAAGGAGCAATAGCTTCAGCAATTGATTTACGTACATATACTGATGGGAAACTCCTAAATGAAAAAATAATCAAGATCCACGCAAATGACCTTAAAATACCGGGCCTTAGCATATCATTTTCTGAGGAAGAGGTCTTTTTAGGAACAGATTACGGCAAGGCTGGCTTTGTCGTGTCATATGTAAAATCTGCAATTGAAAGGATATTCACTGAATACGGTTCAAGAAAGGGTTTTGAGATTTCAATAAGATCTGATATCCCCGTTGGTGCAGGGCTTGGATCTTCTGCGGCAGTTGTTGTCCCAACTTTAAAGCTTCTTTCAGAGCTTCTTGAAATGAAGCTTTCAAATGAGAAGATAGCAAGGATGGGAAAAGAAGTTGAAATTGAAGTCCAGGGTAGTTCAAGCGGAATTGATCCTGCAGTTTCAGCACTTGGTGGCGGACTTTATTTTAAGAAAGGAAAAATCGAGAGATTTTCTGCCCCAAATCTTCCACTGATAGTTGGATACACTGGAGAGAAGGGAAGCACTAAGATTCTTCTTGAAAAAGTAAAGACAATGAAGGAAGACTACCCAGATATAGTTGACAATATCATGGATGCTATGGGAGAGATAGCAAATAGAGGGAAAAAAATATTGAGCGAAAATGGGGACCTAAAAGAACTGGGTGCTTTGATGAACATCAATAACGGTCTTCTCGAAGCAATTGGCGTTTCGACAAAAGAGCTATCTGAGCTTGTTTTCGCATCAAGGATTTCTGGTGCTCTCGGTGCAAAGATAACTGGTGCCGGTGGTGGAGGATGCATGTACGCTTTAGCACCGAATAAACAGAGGGAAGTTGAAACTGCGATAAAGATTTCTGGTGGTATACCCATTAAAACTAAAACAACGGATGAAGGAGTAAGAATAGAGCATGGGTGA